Within the Halomonas sp. HL-93 genome, the region GGCGGCTTCAGCGCTGCGTCCGGCAAGGTTGCGCACCTCGCTGGCCACCACCGCAAACCCGCGCCCGTGCTCACCGGCCCTTGCCGCCTCGACCGAGGCATTCAAAGCAAGAATATTGGTTTGGAACGCAATACCGTCGATTACGCTGATCATCTCGGTCATTTTTTCAGCACTTTGGGCAATCCGCTGCATACGCTCAACCAGCTGCTGCATCTGTTCGCCGGTTTGCTGAGTGCTGCGCGCATTTTGTACCGCCAATTCGCTCGCCTGACGGGCGTTATCGGTATTTTGCTGCACGGTCGACGTCATTTCTTCCATGCTCGAGGCGGTCTCTTGCAGTGACGATGCCTGCTGTTCGGTGCGCGATGCCAGTTCCTCATTTTCGGCGGCAATTTGCTGAACCGCAGGCGTTACCACCGATACACGGCTTTCAACGTCGCCAACAATACCTGATAGGCTAAAGCGCATCGTATCCAGTGAGTAAAGGAGTTCGCCCAGCTCATCGCCGGTTTGGCGGCGCTCCCGGGCAGCCAAGTTACCGGCGGCAATCTGAAAGGTAATATAACGCGCGCCCGCTAGACTGCGCATAACCGATTTCAAAATCAGCATGCTCAGGCCAATCATGACCAACGCACCCAACCCCATTAGCACCAGCTGGGCAACCACCATTTGCTGTCGACCTTGCTGCGCCTCAGACAACATATCTGCGGCCAGTGCGCGTTCACTTTGCACCAGTTGGCTGACCTGCTCACGCAAGGCCCGCGCGCTTGGCACGGCTACATCGTTTAACGCTTCAAAAGCGCCAAAGCCGTTGCCATCCACAAGCGCCGTGGTCGCTTGATCCACGCCGTTGCTCCAATTGTCCAACGCATTGCCAAAGGACTGTATCACCTCACTGCTTTGGTCTTCGTCAGCCCGGTACTCATCCCAACTAAGCCGGATGCTATCCAGCTCAGCCATCAAGGCCTCTGACATTTCGTCGGCTTCTACACTGCGTGGATTGCGTACGGCAGGCTCTAACTGTTCCATCACCTGTCCAACGGTTTGTTCAATACGTTGCAGGTTGGCGACGTCATCAAGCCCTGAACGGCTCAGGGTATCCAAGCGCTCGCCAGACACCATCAGCCCGTAAATGCCCAGCCCGCCTGCCAAACCAAGCAGCAATAATGCCGCCGCCACCATGCCGATTAACTTGGCACGCAGGCTAGTGACTCTAAAGCGCGAGAGCATTCCCGTGAGCCCCTTACGCCGCAGCGTACCGCGCACCAGCGTGTAGTGCCTGGATTTGCCCTTCTCACGCATCTCGGCGTAGATCTTTTCGGCCTTGGCCACTGCCTTGGGGCTGGCCTTTCGGCGTACTGAGGTGTAACCCACGATACGATCACCGTCGCGCAACGGTGCAAGGGTGGCATGTACCCAGTAATGGTCGCCGTTTTTACGGCGGTTCTTGACCAGGCCCTGCCAGGTGGTGCCTGACTTCAGGGTTTTCCATAAATCCGCAAAGGCCGCTTCCGGCATATCCGGGTGGCGAATAATATTATGCGGTGCGCCAATCAACTCATCGCGGGAGTAGCCGCTCACTTCAACAAAGGTGGGATTCGCGTAGGTGACGTTACCTTTCAAATCTGAGCGCGATATCAGCACGGTTTCTTCTGTTAACG harbors:
- a CDS encoding methyl-accepting chemotaxis protein; this translates as MRNNQPVTQQEYPLTEETVLISRSDLKGNVTYANPTFVEVSGYSRDELIGAPHNIIRHPDMPEAAFADLWKTLKSGTTWQGLVKNRRKNGDHYWVHATLAPLRDGDRIVGYTSVRRKASPKAVAKAEKIYAEMREKGKSRHYTLVRGTLRRKGLTGMLSRFRVTSLRAKLIGMVAAALLLLGLAGGLGIYGLMVSGERLDTLSRSGLDDVANLQRIEQTVGQVMEQLEPAVRNPRSVEADEMSEALMAELDSIRLSWDEYRADEDQSSEVIQSFGNALDNWSNGVDQATTALVDGNGFGAFEALNDVAVPSARALREQVSQLVQSERALAADMLSEAQQGRQQMVVAQLVLMGLGALVMIGLSMLILKSVMRSLAGARYITFQIAAGNLAARERRQTGDELGELLYSLDTMRFSLSGIVGDVESRVSVVTPAVQQIAAENEELASRTEQQASSLQETASSMEEMTSTVQQNTDNARQASELAVQNARSTQQTGEQMQQLVERMQRIAQSAEKMTEMISVIDGIAFQTNILALNASVEAARAGEHGRGFAVVASEVRNLAGRSAEAAQEIRRMIDSTTQEVTGGRSAVEQAEKAIDAVMHQVNRVSELMESISTASSEQSSGIGQINAAIAEMDNVTQQNATKVQSIAASADNLALEAFELANVVDAFRLEGAQEESIKTAREHLSRMNQATDKTAKALPNHSSSSKQREAQSVSADQWDEF